The Streptomyces sp. NBC_00162 genome window below encodes:
- a CDS encoding esterase/lipase family protein codes for MLTARQGLLALLTLCLALLAPFPAHAADRVTGLAPDQVSSRNPVIFVHGYNADPGVWGSLREDLRAAGYADSELFSWGYDTHQSVNEVLAGRFGAYVDEVRRQTGAAKVDVVAHSFGSLVSRWYVKFGGGTATVDHWVSLAGPNRGTSTAWACALWDQACRDMTPGSYVVKNLNGGDETPGVVKYATFWSNCDEVVNPDDSVPLTGAANTPVGCLKHNDLLGDDGTSAGVRAFLAA; via the coding sequence ATGCTGACGGCCCGCCAGGGATTGCTGGCACTCCTGACACTCTGCCTGGCGCTGCTGGCGCCCTTCCCCGCCCATGCCGCCGACCGGGTTACGGGCCTCGCTCCTGACCAGGTGTCATCGCGCAATCCGGTGATCTTCGTGCACGGCTACAACGCCGATCCGGGGGTCTGGGGAAGCCTGCGCGAGGACCTGCGGGCCGCCGGGTACGCCGACTCGGAGCTCTTCTCCTGGGGCTACGACACCCACCAGTCGGTCAACGAGGTCCTCGCGGGGCGGTTCGGCGCGTACGTCGACGAGGTCCGCCGGCAGACCGGCGCCGCCAAGGTCGACGTCGTCGCGCACTCCTTCGGCTCGCTGGTGAGCCGCTGGTACGTGAAGTTCGGTGGCGGCACGGCCACCGTGGACCACTGGGTCTCCCTGGCCGGACCCAACCGCGGCACCTCCACCGCCTGGGCCTGCGCCCTGTGGGACCAGGCGTGCCGGGACATGACCCCCGGCTCGTACGTGGTGAAGAACCTGAACGGCGGGGACGAGACCCCGGGCGTGGTGAAGTACGCGACCTTCTGGTCGAACTGCGACGAGGTCGTCAACCCGGACGACAGCGTCCCGCTGACCGGAGCCGCCAACACGCCGGTCGGCTGCCTCAAGCACAACGACCTGCTCGGCGACGACGGAACCTCGGCGGGCGTACGGGCCTTCCTCGCCGCCTAG
- a CDS encoding MarR family winged helix-turn-helix transcriptional regulator translates to MPSRRADPVTVEVVELIGDVVARYHMEYEHAAASHQLTGAQARVLNLLALEPLPMRRIAQKLRCEPSNVTGIVDRLETRGLVERRPDPADRRVKLAAPTEEGMQTADRLRESLDFAREPLAGLSAEERTALRDLLKRMLG, encoded by the coding sequence ATGCCCAGTCGTCGCGCAGACCCAGTGACCGTCGAGGTCGTCGAGCTCATCGGCGATGTCGTGGCCCGCTACCACATGGAGTACGAGCACGCGGCCGCCAGCCACCAGCTGACAGGCGCCCAGGCCCGGGTGCTGAACCTGCTGGCCTTGGAGCCGCTGCCGATGCGCCGGATCGCACAGAAGCTGAGGTGCGAGCCCTCGAACGTGACCGGCATCGTCGACCGGCTGGAGACCCGCGGCCTGGTGGAACGACGCCCGGACCCCGCCGACCGGCGGGTCAAGCTGGCGGCCCCCACCGAGGAGGGCATGCAGACCGCGGACCGGCTGCGCGAGTCACTAGACTTCGCGCGCGAACCGCTGGCGGGCCTGTCGGCGGAGGAGCGGACGGCCCTGCGGGACCTGCTCAAGCGGATGCTCGGCTAG
- a CDS encoding NADP-dependent oxidoreductase, with protein MSEIPAVSREWHLVRRPQGWPVAEDFALREVPVSAEPAAGRILVRNLHMSVDPYMRGRMNDVKSYIPPFQLDEPMQGGAVGEVVASAAEGFAVGDHVLHHLGWREYADLDAKFATKVDASLAPLSAYLGVLGMPGLTAYAGLFEVASFKEGDSVFVSGAAGAVGSLVGQFAKIKGASRVVGSAGSDEKVTLLTEKYGFDAAFNYKNGPVAEQLPAAAPEGIDVYFDNVGGDHLEAAISSMKVGGRATLCGAIAGYNDTEAAPGPRNLMQVIGKRLRLQGILVNDHAGLQTQFVQDVAGWLRSGELRYDETVVEGVENATSAFLGMLRGENTGKMIVSFTG; from the coding sequence ATGTCTGAGATCCCCGCCGTCAGCCGCGAGTGGCACCTCGTCCGTCGCCCGCAGGGCTGGCCCGTCGCCGAGGACTTCGCCCTGCGCGAGGTCCCCGTATCCGCCGAGCCCGCCGCCGGCCGGATCCTCGTGCGCAACCTCCACATGTCCGTGGACCCGTACATGCGCGGCCGGATGAACGACGTGAAGTCGTACATCCCGCCCTTCCAGCTCGACGAGCCGATGCAGGGCGGTGCGGTCGGCGAGGTCGTCGCCTCCGCCGCCGAGGGCTTCGCCGTCGGCGACCACGTCCTGCACCACCTGGGCTGGCGCGAGTACGCGGACCTCGACGCGAAGTTCGCCACCAAGGTGGACGCCTCGCTCGCCCCGCTCTCCGCCTACCTCGGCGTGCTCGGCATGCCGGGCCTGACCGCCTACGCCGGCCTCTTCGAGGTCGCCTCCTTCAAGGAGGGCGACTCCGTCTTCGTCTCCGGCGCGGCCGGTGCCGTCGGCAGCCTCGTCGGCCAGTTCGCCAAGATCAAGGGCGCCTCCCGGGTGGTCGGCTCCGCCGGCTCGGACGAGAAGGTGACGCTCCTCACGGAGAAGTACGGCTTCGACGCCGCCTTCAACTACAAGAACGGCCCCGTCGCCGAGCAGCTCCCCGCAGCCGCCCCCGAGGGCATCGACGTCTACTTCGACAACGTGGGCGGCGACCACCTGGAAGCCGCGATCTCCTCGATGAAGGTGGGCGGCAGGGCCACCCTGTGCGGCGCGATCGCCGGCTACAACGACACCGAGGCCGCCCCCGGCCCGCGCAACCTGATGCAGGTCATCGGCAAGCGCCTGCGCCTCCAGGGCATCCTCGTCAACGACCACGCCGGCCTCCAGACGCAGTTCGTCCAGGACGTCGCCGGATGGCTGCGCTCCGGCGAACTCCGGTACGACGAGACGGTCGTCGAGGGTGTCGAGAACGCGACCTCCGCCTTCCTCGGCATGCTGCGCGGCGAGAACACCGGAAAGATGATCGTTTCTTTCACCGGTTAG
- a CDS encoding organic hydroperoxide resistance protein, producing the protein MSITQSDVAYTAVATAENGRDGRVATNDGSLDVVVNPPKELGGSGAGTNPEQLFAAGYSACFQGALGVVAKNVNADISGSTVTAEVGIGKNDEGFGLIVKISAVIPNVDAATAKDLIEKAHEVCPYSKATRGNITVELAV; encoded by the coding sequence ATGTCCATCACGCAGTCCGACGTCGCGTACACCGCTGTCGCCACCGCCGAGAACGGCCGTGACGGCCGCGTCGCCACCAACGACGGCTCGCTCGACGTCGTCGTGAACCCGCCGAAGGAGCTCGGCGGCAGCGGCGCCGGCACCAACCCGGAGCAGCTGTTCGCCGCCGGCTACAGCGCCTGCTTCCAGGGCGCCCTGGGTGTCGTCGCCAAGAACGTGAACGCCGACATCTCCGGCTCCACGGTCACCGCCGAGGTCGGCATCGGCAAGAACGACGAGGGCTTCGGCCTGATCGTCAAGATCTCCGCCGTGATACCGAACGTGGACGCCGCCACCGCCAAGGACCTCATCGAGAAGGCCCACGAGGTCTGCCCGTACTCCAAGGCCACCCGCGGCAACATCACCGTCGAGCTCGCCGTCTGA
- a CDS encoding EI24 domain-containing protein, which yields MRDLAGGFRYLLAGQRWVFGHGRWLGFGLLPGLVSLVLYAGALIGLGYGADDFTAWATPFADGWDSPWLGLFRGFLTGLVFSLGLFLSVITFTAVTLLIGQPFYESLAEHVDRSEGGDVPESGLPLWRELWVSARDSVKVLGRVLLYGILLFALGFIPLIGQTVVPVLGFCVSGYFLTQELTAVALQRRKVDLPERLVLLRSRRMLVLGFGVPLVLAFLVPLVAVFLMPGAVAGATLMARDLLRTDEAPAAETTPAGFGPPPPAYS from the coding sequence ATGCGTGATCTTGCGGGGGGTTTCCGGTATCTGCTGGCCGGACAGCGATGGGTGTTCGGGCACGGACGGTGGCTGGGCTTCGGGCTGCTGCCCGGGCTGGTGTCGCTCGTCCTCTACGCGGGCGCGCTGATCGGGCTCGGCTACGGCGCCGACGACTTCACGGCCTGGGCCACCCCCTTCGCCGACGGCTGGGACTCACCGTGGCTCGGGCTCTTCCGGGGCTTCCTGACCGGGCTGGTCTTCTCCCTCGGGCTCTTCCTCTCCGTCATCACCTTCACGGCCGTGACCCTGCTGATCGGCCAGCCGTTCTACGAGTCCCTCGCGGAGCACGTCGACCGCAGCGAGGGCGGCGACGTCCCCGAATCCGGGCTTCCGCTCTGGCGGGAGCTGTGGGTCTCGGCCCGGGACAGCGTGAAGGTGCTCGGCCGGGTGCTCCTGTACGGGATCCTGCTCTTCGCCCTCGGTTTCATCCCGCTGATCGGGCAGACCGTGGTCCCGGTACTCGGGTTCTGCGTCTCCGGGTACTTCCTGACCCAGGAGCTCACCGCCGTCGCCCTCCAGCGGCGCAAGGTGGACCTGCCCGAGCGGCTGGTGCTGCTGCGGTCGCGGCGGATGCTGGTGCTGGGCTTCGGGGTGCCGCTGGTGCTGGCGTTCCTGGTCCCGCTGGTCGCGGTGTTCCTGATGCCGGGCGCGGTGGCCGGGGCCACCCTGATGGCGCGGGACCTCCTGCGGACCGACGAGGCCCCGGCTGCCGAAACCACCCCCGCGGGTTTCGGACCGCCGCCGCCCGCCTACTCGTGA
- a CDS encoding NAD(P)-dependent oxidoreductase, translating to MTDNTSQNSLTLLGLGDMGTALARTWLAAGHHLTVWNRTAARAEPLAAQGAVVAATPAEAVAASRLVVVCLLDDSSVGSALDGIDLTGKDLVNLTTGTPAEGRARAAWAEERGARFTDGGIMATPTMIGVPESGGYVFYSGSRGLFDTHRAVLEVPAGARFVGENPGHAALHDVALLSAMWGMFAGISQAYALTEGEDIAPKDLAPLLSEWLGAMGFFVGNAAERLTSRDFTSGVVSNLAMQVTGTGTMLRTAEEQGVSTELISPYVDLLRRRLAADPAAHGAEDTAGAITLLKRP from the coding sequence ATGACCGACAACACGTCTCAGAACTCGCTCACCCTGCTCGGCCTCGGCGACATGGGCACCGCCCTGGCCCGCACCTGGCTCGCCGCCGGGCACCACCTCACCGTCTGGAACCGCACCGCCGCCAGGGCCGAGCCGCTGGCCGCCCAGGGCGCCGTCGTCGCCGCGACCCCCGCCGAGGCGGTGGCCGCGAGCCGGCTCGTCGTCGTCTGCCTGCTGGACGACTCATCCGTCGGCTCCGCCCTCGACGGCATCGACCTGACCGGCAAGGACCTGGTCAACCTCACCACCGGCACCCCGGCCGAGGGCCGCGCACGGGCCGCCTGGGCCGAGGAGCGCGGGGCCCGGTTCACGGACGGCGGCATCATGGCCACCCCGACGATGATCGGGGTCCCGGAGTCCGGCGGCTACGTCTTCTACAGCGGCTCGCGCGGCCTCTTCGACACCCACCGGGCGGTACTGGAGGTCCCGGCCGGCGCCCGCTTCGTCGGCGAGAACCCCGGGCACGCAGCCCTGCACGACGTGGCGCTGCTCAGCGCGATGTGGGGGATGTTCGCCGGTATCTCGCAGGCCTATGCGCTGACCGAGGGCGAGGACATCGCCCCGAAGGACCTGGCTCCGCTGCTGTCCGAGTGGCTCGGCGCGATGGGCTTCTTCGTCGGCAACGCCGCCGAGCGGCTGACCTCGCGGGACTTCACCTCGGGCGTGGTGTCCAACCTGGCCATGCAGGTCACGGGCACCGGCACCATGCTGCGCACGGCGGAGGAGCAGGGCGTCAGCACCGAGCTGATCTCCCCGTACGTGGACCTGCTGCGGCGCCGGCTGGCCGCGGACCCGGCCGCGCACGGCGCCGAGGACACGGCCGGGGCGATCACTCTGCTCAAGCGCCCCTGA
- a CDS encoding winged helix-turn-helix transcriptional regulator — protein sequence MAVTRRPGADHCGIAAAMSVIDGKWKVSLLWELEQRPQRRFGELRRLVPGVSEKVLAAQLRELESDGIVHREVFDEVPPRVEYSLTPLGQELNTALEALGQWGAKHLLPDSA from the coding sequence ATGGCGGTGACACGGAGGCCCGGCGCGGATCACTGCGGGATCGCCGCGGCGATGTCGGTGATCGACGGCAAGTGGAAGGTCTCGCTCCTGTGGGAGCTGGAGCAGCGCCCGCAGCGCCGCTTCGGCGAACTGCGCCGGCTCGTACCGGGCGTCTCGGAGAAAGTGCTCGCCGCGCAGCTGCGTGAGCTGGAGTCGGACGGCATCGTGCACCGCGAGGTCTTCGACGAGGTCCCGCCGCGGGTCGAGTACTCCCTGACCCCGCTGGGCCAAGAGCTGAACACGGCTCTGGAAGCCCTGGGGCAATGGGGTGCGAAGCACCTTCTTCCGGATTCGGCGTAG
- a CDS encoding DUF2142 domain-containing protein — MISALTRLADWSARTPKRLWLIAFALFFALAGSWSAASPLGSSPDEHAHFIRAAAVARGQIGGTQVMVPHTVAGIEGQFAETGVQLPEWYRNLPAVHECYSWHQSRPASCAPSLGNSEKIVQATTAAGRYHPAYYLATGWPSLLVDGPKGLYLMRFVSALLCSALLASAVVTAAEWRRRSLAMIGVLTAATPMTLYMAGMVNPSGGEIAAGILVWTALLSIVLSPDPQLLNRRLARLGIGGLVLINIRPLGLIWFGGAVVFCLLLTQRRGVLGSVLRRKALWMWTALLGAATAGALLWAASHPDNSKIDIPDSLTSGVAAKRTLGNTEVYIKQMLGYFGWLDTPAPAFMYVVWMAVLGTLVALALVYGRRRDVVAVLGMLAAVVLVPVAAQASEAERIGMVWQGRYLLPFAVGLPLMAVLICATRAPERGFPWRRLVGFSVAGLALANGAAFYWTLRRFTVGTKGSWLATHAHWAPPGGWVLWTGVYTAAALAIVVAALVSDRKPAAPQPPDLDTPRPGRHSRVHEPV, encoded by the coding sequence ATGATCTCCGCACTGACGCGGCTGGCCGACTGGTCGGCCAGAACACCCAAGCGGCTCTGGCTGATCGCGTTCGCGCTGTTCTTCGCGCTCGCGGGCTCCTGGTCCGCCGCCAGCCCCCTCGGGAGCTCCCCCGACGAGCACGCGCACTTCATCCGTGCCGCTGCCGTCGCCAGGGGTCAGATCGGCGGAACCCAGGTGATGGTTCCGCACACGGTGGCGGGCATCGAGGGGCAGTTCGCCGAGACCGGCGTGCAGCTCCCGGAGTGGTACCGGAACCTGCCCGCGGTGCACGAGTGCTACTCGTGGCACCAGTCGAGGCCCGCGTCCTGCGCGCCCTCGCTCGGGAACTCCGAGAAGATCGTGCAGGCCACCACGGCGGCCGGCCGCTACCACCCGGCCTACTACCTGGCGACCGGCTGGCCGAGCCTGCTGGTCGACGGCCCCAAGGGGCTGTACCTGATGCGCTTCGTGTCGGCGCTGCTCTGCTCGGCCCTGCTGGCCAGCGCGGTGGTCACGGCCGCCGAGTGGCGGCGGCGCTCGCTGGCGATGATCGGCGTGCTCACAGCGGCCACGCCGATGACGCTGTACATGGCCGGCATGGTCAACCCCAGCGGTGGTGAGATCGCCGCCGGGATCCTGGTGTGGACGGCCCTGCTGTCGATCGTGCTGTCCCCCGACCCACAGCTGCTGAACCGCCGGCTCGCCCGGCTGGGCATCGGCGGACTGGTGCTGATCAACATCCGGCCGCTGGGACTGATCTGGTTCGGCGGGGCCGTGGTCTTCTGCCTGCTGCTGACGCAGCGGCGCGGGGTACTGGGATCGGTGCTGCGCCGCAAGGCCCTGTGGATGTGGACGGCCCTGCTGGGCGCCGCGACGGCCGGTGCGCTGCTCTGGGCGGCGTCGCACCCGGACAACTCGAAGATCGACATCCCCGACTCGCTCACCTCGGGCGTGGCCGCGAAGCGCACCCTCGGCAACACCGAGGTCTACATCAAGCAGATGCTCGGGTACTTCGGCTGGCTGGACACCCCGGCCCCGGCCTTCATGTACGTGGTGTGGATGGCCGTGCTCGGGACGCTCGTCGCGCTGGCGCTGGTCTACGGCCGCAGGCGCGACGTGGTGGCGGTACTCGGCATGCTGGCGGCCGTCGTGCTGGTCCCGGTGGCCGCCCAGGCTTCGGAAGCGGAGCGGATCGGCATGGTGTGGCAGGGCCGCTACCTGCTGCCCTTCGCCGTCGGCCTGCCGCTGATGGCCGTGCTGATCTGCGCCACGCGCGCCCCCGAGCGGGGCTTCCCCTGGCGACGGCTGGTCGGTTTCTCCGTCGCCGGCCTCGCGCTGGCCAACGGGGCGGCGTTCTACTGGACGCTGCGCCGCTTCACGGTCGGCACCAAGGGTTCGTGGCTGGCGACCCACGCGCACTGGGCCCCGCCCGGCGGCTGGGTCCTGTGGACCGGCGTGTACACGGCGGCGGCTCTCGCCATCGTGGTGGCGGCCCTGGTGTCGGACCGCAAGCCCGCCGCGCCGCAGCCCCCGGACTTGGACACCCCGCGTCCGGGCCGCCACTCGCGGGTGCACGAGCCCGTCTGA
- a CDS encoding carbon-nitrogen hydrolase family protein, with product MKIAAAQMTCVPADVRANADRAAGLAVRAREEGAGLVVFPEFTLTGYELDALAADPGLWTAADDPRLDPVRSAGIATAVNVALPTDDGRPAIATLVHDADGAHVTTYLKQHLFRHEQDVFRPGERDGRFELGGIRFSLGICYDNHFPDLSGRGAADGCRVHLASSLYGTGDGVHERATVHPGIAKEHGLYVVLANHVGPAGPWTGCGGAAVWAPGGMLLAEADDRTPSVVTTEIGVTT from the coding sequence GTGAAGATCGCCGCAGCTCAGATGACCTGTGTTCCCGCCGATGTGCGGGCCAATGCCGACCGGGCCGCCGGGCTCGCCGTCCGGGCCCGGGAGGAGGGCGCCGGGCTCGTGGTGTTCCCCGAGTTCACGCTCACCGGCTACGAGCTGGACGCGCTGGCCGCCGACCCCGGGCTGTGGACGGCCGCCGACGACCCCCGGCTGGACCCGGTGCGCTCCGCCGGCATCGCCACCGCGGTCAACGTCGCGCTGCCGACCGACGACGGGCGGCCCGCCATCGCGACGCTGGTCCACGACGCGGACGGCGCGCACGTGACCACGTACCTGAAGCAGCACCTCTTCCGGCACGAGCAGGACGTCTTCCGGCCCGGGGAGCGCGACGGGCGGTTCGAACTCGGCGGGATCCGCTTCTCGTTGGGCATCTGCTACGACAACCACTTCCCCGACCTGTCGGGCCGGGGCGCGGCCGACGGCTGCCGGGTGCACCTCGCCTCGTCCCTGTACGGGACGGGCGACGGCGTCCACGAGCGCGCGACCGTCCATCCGGGGATCGCGAAGGAGCACGGCCTGTACGTCGTCCTCGCCAACCACGTCGGCCCGGCGGGCCCGTGGACCGGCTGTGGCGGCGCGGCCGTGTGGGCCCCGGGGGGCATGCTGCTGGCCGAGGCGGACGACCGTACGCCGTCGGTGGTGACCACCGAGATCGGGGTCACCACCTGA
- a CDS encoding TetR/AcrR family transcriptional regulator yields the protein MARARSEERREEIVRAAVEVIAERGYRGASLGAVAERVGLTQQGLLHYFPTKEALLVAVLQERDRWDTGGGSRASADTWRLDLLASLVEYNAMRPGIVQTFSALLGESVTDGHPAREFFTERYAQVRGEMAAVLRAEFGDRLPSGLTPEQAAPLLTAVMDGLQYQWLLAPESVDMPAAFRSFLTLLRGPAEL from the coding sequence ATGGCCAGGGCGAGGAGCGAGGAGCGGCGCGAGGAGATCGTCCGCGCGGCCGTCGAGGTGATCGCGGAGCGCGGCTACCGGGGCGCGTCACTGGGTGCGGTCGCCGAGCGCGTCGGTCTGACCCAGCAGGGGCTGCTGCACTACTTCCCGACCAAGGAGGCCCTGCTGGTCGCGGTGCTGCAGGAACGCGACCGCTGGGACACGGGCGGCGGCTCGCGCGCCTCGGCGGACACCTGGCGCCTGGACCTGCTGGCCTCGCTGGTGGAGTACAACGCCATGCGCCCGGGCATCGTGCAGACCTTCTCGGCGCTGCTGGGCGAGAGCGTCACCGACGGCCACCCGGCCCGGGAGTTCTTCACCGAGCGCTACGCCCAGGTCCGCGGCGAGATGGCGGCGGTCCTGCGCGCCGAGTTCGGCGACCGCCTCCCCTCGGGCCTCACCCCGGAACAGGCGGCTCCGCTCCTGACGGCGGTCATGGACGGCCTCCAGTACCAGTGGCTCCTCGCCCCCGAATCGGTGGACATGCCCGCGGCGTTCCGCTCCTTCCTGACCCTGCTGCGGGGGCCCGCGGAGCTCTGA